A region from the Drosophila ananassae strain 14024-0371.13 chromosome 2L, ASM1763931v2, whole genome shotgun sequence genome encodes:
- the LOC6505924 gene encoding serine protease grass — MGLLMASLGLCLILIGMPLLVLSQNRCLTLSGSTGQCIRAQECPFVNQLLNVYGRSIPDYFRSQLRQMTCNSGRGGAYVCCQINTLVPQVQTKTQSTDINRIDQQGLRLLNSITQCGNQGNPKVSGGRPARQGSFPWMALLKYDIDDPRPFRCSGSLITENHILTAAHCIVQQPDVIAVRMGEHDLETERDCAVLGGTKVVCQEYEDYEVEDIRVHPNYVHGQIHYDIAVIKVKGIIRPKSHIKPICLPIEEKSQDLSYNQDFYIAGWGRTDKTDEPSVLQKAIIQRKGLDECRQFYGNDEVNDNHICATGSELKHTCQGDSGGPVFIKHRFKNSFRFVQYGIVSFGEKRCGQNQNQPGLFANVLDMLPWITQNLQ; from the exons ATGGGTTTATTAATGGCTAGTCTGGGCCTTTGTCTAATCTTAATAGGCATGCCATTGCTGGTTCTCAGCC AGAATAGGTGCTTGACTCTATCGGGGTCTACCGGACAGTGCATTCGCGCCCAGGAGTGTCCTTTTGTAAACCAGCTCCTCAATGTCTATGGCAGAAGCATCCCAGACTATTTTCGCAGTCAATTGCGGCAAATGACGTGCAATAGCGGACGAGGT GGTGCATACGTGTGTTGTCAGATCAACACGTTGGTTCCGCAAGttcaaacaaaaacacaatcCACCGATATAAACAGAATCGATCAGCAGGGCTTAAGATTACTAAACTCGATCACGCAATGTGGTAATCAAGGAAACCCCAAAGTCTCAGGTGGTAGGCCAGCCAGACAAGGTAGTTTCCCCTGGATGGCACTCCTCAAGTACGACATCGACGATCCACGACCATTCCGTTGCTCCGGAAGCCTTATAACCGAGAATCACATCCTTACCGCGGCCCATTGCATTGTCCAGCAGCCAGATGT CATTGCTGTTCGTATGGGGGAACACGATCTGGAGACTGAGAGGGACTGTGCTGTTTTGGGTGGGACCAAAGTTGTCTGCCAGGAGTACGAGGACTATGAGGTCGAAGACATTCGAGTTCACCCCAACTACGTTCACGGACAAATTCATTACGACATTGCCGTCATTAAGGTGAAAGGCATTATAAGGCCCAAGTCGCACATCAAGCCCATTTGCCTGCCCATCGAGGAGAAGTCCCAGGATTTGAGCTACAACCAAGACTTTTACATCGCCGGTTGGGGTCGGACTGATAAAACGGACGAGCCCTCTGTACTCCAAAAGGCCATTATCCAACGAAAGGGTCTGGACGAGTGCCGGCAGTTCTATGGTAATGACGAGGTGAACGACAACCATATCTGTGCCACGGGTAGTGAACTGAAGCACACCTGCCAGGGGGATTCCGGTGGCCCGGTTTTTATTAAGCATCGCTTCAAGAACTCCTTCCGATTTGTCCAGTATGGAATCGTTTCGTTCGGAGAGAAACGGTGTGGCCAGAACCAAAATCAGCCAGGCCTTTTTGCCAACGTACTGGACATGCTACCCTGGATCACCCAGAACCTACAATAG
- the LOC26515123 gene encoding serine palmitoyltransferase small subunit B yields MFNFKQLASHAYRQYELVTCINMLEPWERKLINGFFLIMMTLVIFSSFVYLPNYLQTLMQFVTPLAGHNSGENVAYVAQKMARS; encoded by the exons atgtttaattttaaacaattgGCGTCTCACGCCTACCGCCAGTACGAACTGGTTACTTGCATAAACATGCTGGAGCCCTGGGAAAGGAAGTTAATCA ATGGATTCTTCCTCATAATGATGACGCTGGTAATCTTCTCCAGTTTCGTTTATCTGCCCAACTATCTTCAGACCCTGATGCAGTTTGTGACGCCTCTAGCTGGGCATAATTCTGGAGAAAATGTGGCTTATGTCGCTCAAAAAATGGCTAGAAGCTAA
- the LOC6505594 gene encoding probable cytochrome P450 28d1, with protein sequence MCPVTTILLGSVVLVALVYVFLTWNFNYWKKRGIPSAKAWPFVGSFPSVFTQKRNRVYDIDDICNEYKDSHSIVGVFNTRLPQLLVTTPEYAHKIYATDFRSFHDNELGLFTDKKVDKILANNPAVLRGDEWKARRAEVTPGLSANRVKAVYPVSQDVCKKFVEYVKKQIKMAPSEGLNAKDLCLCYTTEVVSDCVLGISAQSFTDNPTPLVGMIKRVFEGSFAFIYFNVVANLWPPIRKLYGVPLFSKDVENFFFDIMKKCILIRKENPLQQRDDFLNYMLTLQEKKGLDTVELTSHTMTFLTDGFETTAGTLAHILLLLARNPETIRKLREEIGTKEMNFEELSELPYIEACIHETLRIFPPTLYARKLVSETYEFVNKNGVTVKVYPGDVVLVPVNSLHKDPKYYEDPEEFKPERFLESNGGSKKYRDQGVYFGFGDGPRICPGIKFATTQLKAALVEIVRNFDIKVNPRTRTDNRFDDTFFMAALKGGIWLDFKELK encoded by the exons ATGTGTCCGGTTACCACGATTTTGTTGGGCTCGGTTGTGTTGGTAGCACTGGTCTACGTTTTCTTGACATGGAATTTCAACTATTGGAAAAAGCGTGGAATACCAAGTGCCAAGGCTTGGCCTTTCGTGGGCAGTTTCCCCAGTGTGTTCACCCAGAAGCGGAACAGGGTCTACGACATTGACGATATCTGCAA TGAATACAAGGACTCGCACAGCATTGTAGGAGTGTTCAACACGCGGCTTCCACAACTATTGGTTACAACTCCGGAGTATGCGCACAAAATATATGCCACGGACTTTCGCAGTTTCCACGATAATGAATTGGGCTTGTTT ACCGACAAAAAGGTGGACAAAATCTTGGCCAACAACCCAGCTGTACTCAGGGGAGATGAGTGGAAAGCGAGGCGAGCCGAAGTAACGCCGGGGCTTTCAGCAAACCGG GTCAAAGCAGTCTATCCTGTGTCCCAAGATGTGTGTAAAAAGTTTGTGGAGTATgtcaaaaaacaaatcaagaTGGCACCCTCAGAGGGCCTTAATGCCAAAGATCTGTGCCTGTGCTACACAACCGAAGTGGTCTCTGACTGCGTTTTGGGAATCTCGGCTCAGAGTTTCACGGATAACCCAACACCGCTGGTTGGAATGATCAAAAGAGTATTTGAAGGCTCATTTgcctttatatattttaatgttGTGGCCAACCTGTGGCCTCCAATCAGAAAGCTCTACGGCGTGCCATTATTTTCCAAAGATGTTGAGAACTTCTTTTTCGACATAATGAAGAAGTGTATTCTCATAAGGAAAGAAAATCCACTTCAGCAACGTGATGACTTCCTAAATTACATGTTAACCCTCCAAGAGAAAAAGGGTCTAGATACCGTGGAGTTGACCTCGCATACGATGACTTTCCTTACGGACGGATTCGAGACAACGGCTGGAACTCTGGCTCACATTCTTTTGTTACTGGCACGTAATCCGGAAACGATTCGAAAGTTAAGGGAAGAGATAGGCACCAAGGAAATGAACTTTGAGGAGCTGAGTGAGCTGCCCTACATCGAAGCCTGCATTCATG AAACCTTACGAATTTTTCCGCCTACTTTGTACGCTCGAAAGCTGGTATCTGAGACGTATGAATTTGTGAACAAGAATGGTGTTACAGTTAAAGTTTACCCCGGTGATGTCGTCCTGGTTCCGGTCAACTCCCTTCATAAGGATCCTAAGTACTATGAAGATCCCGAAGAATTCAAGCCAGAGCGATTCTTGGAGTCCAATGGTGGATCCAAAAAGTATAGAGATCAAGGAGTATATTTCGGTTTTGGTGATGGCCCCCGTATCTGCCCGG GCATAAAATTCGCAACCACCCAACTCAAAGCGGCTCTGGTGGAAATAGTCCGTAACTTTGACATAAAGGTTAACCCAAGAACTCGCACAGATAATCGTTTTGACGATACCTTCTTTATGGCTGCTTTAAAGGGAGGCATTTGGCTTGATTTTAaggaactaaaataa
- the LOC6505926 gene encoding sodium channel protein Nach: MCKNQSYEYILMWAMRHNNDRYKSDGFTNISIVTEPPQPKGYHTEIEIEALVVSLNFSIGWFTMNFTRVLWLALKGILYLVTFYHSLPFVGSVTLSMLNSYVSSSVSFNLDTIYLNWNSTFPAITVCEIYNAERIWDLSDSHFGPEHDMHVDDFISEIAFYRGVCSSCDDCAKLRCPANFTFLVEMFRTKCPELLVNCSYLNELFDCCEQFLPVPTEYGLCYSFNSHQARKVSHVQYTNNRITGPGHLNFNAAADIQLYVHAPIDVPYQLSEGMIRETVLLGHDKELILNVIEVHNDESVQDLSMEQRRCRFADEHVPDRQGIYEFYSYSSCVVECTVLLQLANCNCTSHFMAVPGRNSLPVCDYRGLICLTRIRDKIMTERKSCECMSSCEEPEYNIIYNSADEDDEASNDLSKIRVSLVELPTQRYVRRVTKTILDFLISLGGLVGLFFNTSALRIVEAVVLTIRYRKVIVNWIKRFFLGTIKYIQILDQSK; this comes from the exons ATGTGTAAGAACCAAAGCTATGAATACATTTTAATGTGGGCCATGCGACACAACAATGATAGATACAAATCTGATGGATTCACGAATATTTCCATTGTTACGGAACCCCCACAGCCGAAAGGATACCACACCGAAATCGAAATAGAAGCTTTGGTAGTCAGTTTGAATTTTTCCATCGGATGGTTCACAATGAACTTTACCCGCGTCTTGTGGTTGGCATTAAAGGG AATCCTTTATCTGGTGACATTTTATCACTCGTTGCCTTTCGTTGGAAGTGTCACCCTCTCTATGCTAAACAGCTATGTGTCCTCATCGGTCTCCTTCAATTTGGATACAATTTA TCTAAACTGGAATTCCACCTTTCCGGCCATTACGGTGTGTGAGATATACAATGCCGAACGAATTTGGGACTTGAGTGACTCACATTTCGGCCCGGAACATGATATGCACGTGGATGATTTTATAAGCGAAATTGCCTTTTACCGGGGGGTCTGCAGCAGCTGCGATGATTGTGCCAAGCTTCGGTGTCCAGCCAACTTTACTTTTTTAGTAGAAATG TTTCGCACCAAGTGCCCGGAGTTGCTGGTGAACTGTAGTTACCTTAACGAACTTTTCGATTGCTGTGAACAGTTCCTTCCCGTACCCACCGAATACGGACTATGCTACTCCTTTAACTCTCATCAGGCTCGGAAGGTGTCCCATGTTCAGTACACAAATAACCGGATAACGGGTCCGGGTCATCTCAATTTTAATGCCGCCGCGGATATCCAGTTGTATGTTCACGCTCCCATCGATGTGCCATATCAGCTGTCGGAAGGTATGATCCGTGAAACAGTCCTTCTGGGCCATGACAAGGAGCTCATACTTAACGTCATCGAAGTGCATAATGACGAGAGTGTCCAGGACCTGAGTATGGAACAGCGACGCTGCCGATTTGCAGACGAACACGTTCCCGATAGACAGGGCATATATGAGTTCTACAGCTACTCCAGCTGTGTTGTGGAGTGCACTGTGCTGCTCCAGCTGGCGAACTGCAACTGCACTAGCCACTTCATGGCGGTTCCGGGACGGAACTCATTACCCGTCTGCGACTACCGCGGTCTCATCTGTTTAACCAGAATCCGTGACAAGATCATGACGGAGCGCAAGTCTTGTGAGTGTATGAGCTCCTGCGAGGAGCCGGAGTACAACATTATTTATAACTCTGCCGATGA AGACGATGAGGCGTCGAATGATCTTTCGAAAATCCGAGTGTCCCTGGTGGAGCTACCCACCCAGCGTTATGTTCGACGAGTAACCAAAACTATTTTGGACTTCCTCA TTTCTCTTGGTGGCCTTGTCGGTCTTTTTTTCAACACATCAGCCCTGCGAATTGTGGAGGCCGTGGTATTGACCATAAGATACAGAAAAGTCATAGTTAATTGGATTAAACGGTTTTTTCTTGGCACGATTAAATATATACAGATCTTGGACCAGTCGAAGTAA
- the LOC6505923 gene encoding serine protease grass, translating to MITGSLVVVALVSLGVRSARAAYGDDCSTPDGDTGLCLPFSSCRNIEERLTESQKSGQKVPPEFAAYLQKSLCGEFNGVRHFCCASNQIQHNSKTMALLKDEKFDCGNFLNQRVANGYEVKLSSRPWMALLRYLQFGESRFLCGGALISDRYILTAAHCVHDHETELYEIRLGEHRISTLEDCRQQGRKKKCAPPVLDVGIEKYLIHEKYDSRHIMNDIALLRLNTTVSFQKHIKPICLPITDDLKQQAEQINTYFVTGWGTTENGSSSDVLLQANVPLQPRSACSQAYRRAVPPTQLCVGGGDLQDSCKGDSGGPLQAPARYLGEFAQRMVEFGIVSQGVVSCGQISLPGLYTNVAEYVQWITDTMAIHGL from the exons ATGATAACCGGCAGCCTCGTAGTCGTTGCCCTCGTGTCGCTGGGAGTGCGATCCGCCCGAGCAG CCTATGGCGATGACTGCAGCACTCCCGACGGCGATACCGGCCTGTGTCTGCCCTTCTCATCCTGTCGGAACATCGAAGAGCGGCTCACGGAGAGCCAGAAGTCCGGACAGAAAGTGCCTCCCGAATTCGCAGCCTATTTGCAGAAGTCCTTGTGCGGGGAGTTCAATGGAGTG CGCCACTTCTGCTGTGCATCGAATCAAATCCAGCACAACTCCAAGACAATGGCCCTGCTGAAGGATGAAAAATTCGACTGCGGCAACTTCCTTAACCAAAGAGTAGCCAATGGATACGAGGTGAAGCTCTCCTCCAGGCCCTGGATGGCCCTGCTTCGATACCTACAGTTTGGAGAGTCCCGATTCCTATGCGGTGGCGCCCTCATCTCAGATC GCTATATCCTCACCGCTGCCCACTGCGTACACGATCATGAGACTGAACT TTACGAAATTCGATTGGGCGAGCATCGCATTTCCACGTTGGAGGACTGCAGGCAGCAGGGACGGAAAAAGAAGTGTGCTCCACCAGTGCTGGATGTGGGAATTGAGAAGTATCTCATCCATGAGAAGTACGACTCCCGGCACATTATGAACGACATAGCACTGCTGCGTCTCAACACCACTGTGTCTTTCCAGA AGCACATTAAACCCATTTGCCTACCCATCACGGATGACTTGAAGCAACAGGCGGAGCAGATTAACACCTACTTTGTGACTGGCTGGGGCACCACTGAGAACGGTTCCTCGTCGGATGTCCTGCTCCAGGCCAATGTGCCGCTCCAGCCCCGATCCGCCTGCTCTCAGGCCTACCGCCGGGCAGTGCCTCCCACCCAACTGTGTGTGGGTGGCGGCGACCTGCAGGATTCGTGCAAGGGCGATTCCGGAGGTCCCCTTCAAGCTCCAGCCCGCTACTTGGGTGAGTTTGCTCAGCGCATGGTGGAATTCGGCATCGTGAGCCAGGGCGTAGTCTCTTGCGGCCAAATCAGTCTTCCGGGCTTATACACTAATGTCGCGGAGTACGTCCAGTGGATTACGGACACCATGGCCATACACGGACTATGA